In one Fodinicola acaciae genomic region, the following are encoded:
- a CDS encoding DUF2637 domain-containing protein translates to MTSTTDTLTTDVTMTVAADNEAEPYNNSADAAATPQPAAATAHQPAGVVAAAGVESDEPAAVNARRAYLSSVAAGQPMTGAELGRLCDRSASWGRSQIRAAKAETAATDQPADTYDEAAEAATEARHAENASDSPKTPTGAAAASAADDVRREQRPGASLSAVLGLAAGVVMSVAANIAHSFLPPAGAAAGWHPPVGAVLAAAWWPVALFLAVEVLTRVRWQSGAWWAIARYGGVTIVAAVAAIVSYRHMSGLLIAYGEDPLSAHIGPLAVDGLMVVAGLALLTIGADRRRNPSKARKGGEK, encoded by the coding sequence ATGACCTCCACCACCGACACCTTGACAACCGACGTGACCATGACGGTAGCCGCCGACAACGAGGCGGAACCGTACAACAACAGCGCGGACGCGGCGGCAACGCCGCAACCTGCTGCCGCCACCGCGCATCAGCCGGCCGGCGTTGTCGCGGCTGCCGGTGTCGAGTCCGACGAGCCAGCAGCCGTCAACGCGCGTCGCGCCTACCTGTCGTCTGTCGCGGCAGGCCAGCCGATGACCGGCGCCGAATTGGGCCGGCTCTGCGACCGGTCCGCCAGTTGGGGCCGTTCGCAGATCCGCGCCGCAAAAGCGGAAACCGCCGCTACGGACCAGCCCGCGGACACGTACGACGAGGCCGCGGAAGCGGCGACGGAAGCGCGGCATGCCGAGAATGCCAGCGACAGCCCGAAAACCCCTACCGGTGCTGCCGCTGCCTCTGCCGCCGATGACGTGCGGCGTGAGCAGCGGCCGGGAGCGTCACTGTCCGCCGTACTCGGGCTCGCGGCAGGAGTGGTGATGTCGGTGGCAGCGAACATCGCGCATTCGTTCCTGCCGCCGGCTGGCGCGGCAGCCGGTTGGCATCCACCGGTCGGTGCCGTCCTGGCGGCCGCTTGGTGGCCGGTCGCGCTGTTCCTCGCGGTGGAAGTCCTGACCCGGGTGCGGTGGCAGTCCGGTGCTTGGTGGGCCATCGCGCGGTACGGCGGCGTGACCATCGTCGCCGCCGTCGCGGCGATTGTCTCCTACCGGCACATGTCGGGCCTGCTGATCGCGTACGGCGAAGACCCGTTGTCGGCCCACATCGGGCCGCTGGCCGTGGACGGGCTCATGGTGGTCGCCGGTCTCGCGCTGCTGACGATCGGTGCCGACCGGCGCCGAAACCCAAGCAAGGCACGGAAAGGAGGTGAGAAGTAG
- a CDS encoding GntR family transcriptional regulator, producing the protein MALAAGGETRVAMAPGNDENTAVSSTNARTSKLAQVSDALREQILSGALPPAALLPSELEIATRFGVSRNTAQKALAALKGEGLITIHKGRGSFVRRRSDQPAHTYKRAITHHPDHDPADGPGEGAGFADNDIDAPEWRLVEDAATYHMEATQGLALDMAVPRYTQLFVCDRLLVNDADQRVGHRLYVPFSVAAHVRSLEENPFRMPGELYDILSRADYQLNWREYVRAVMPTPDDAQALHIPASTPMLIAVRVTYDGMSGQTLALEQTRRSADDAQLMYWLAATPGAED; encoded by the coding sequence GTGGCTCTGGCAGCTGGAGGGGAGACGCGGGTTGCGATGGCTCCGGGAAATGACGAAAACACGGCGGTAAGCAGCACAAACGCGCGTACGTCGAAGCTTGCGCAGGTCAGCGACGCGCTACGGGAGCAGATTCTCAGCGGTGCGCTTCCGCCAGCGGCGCTCCTGCCGAGTGAGCTGGAGATCGCTACGCGGTTCGGGGTGTCCCGCAATACCGCGCAGAAGGCCCTGGCAGCACTTAAGGGCGAGGGGCTGATCACCATCCACAAGGGCCGCGGATCTTTCGTCCGTCGCCGCTCCGACCAGCCAGCGCACACCTATAAGCGCGCCATCACGCACCATCCCGACCACGATCCGGCAGACGGTCCCGGTGAAGGTGCCGGGTTCGCGGACAATGACATCGACGCGCCAGAATGGCGACTGGTCGAAGACGCCGCGACCTATCACATGGAGGCCACGCAGGGGCTAGCGCTGGACATGGCCGTACCCCGCTACACGCAGCTTTTCGTGTGTGACCGGCTCCTGGTCAACGACGCCGATCAGCGCGTCGGACATCGGCTCTACGTGCCGTTCTCTGTCGCGGCGCATGTGCGGTCGTTGGAGGAAAACCCTTTCCGGATGCCTGGTGAGCTGTACGACATCCTGTCGCGTGCCGACTACCAGCTCAACTGGCGCGAATACGTCCGCGCGGTCATGCCGACACCGGACGACGCGCAAGCCCTTCATATTCCGGCGAGCACGCCGATGCTGATCGCCGTTCGCGTCACGTACGACGGCATGAGCGGACAAACGCTCGCCTTGGAACAGACGCGCCGCTCGGCCGATGATGCGCAGCTGATGTATTGGCTTGCCGCAACGCCAGGCGCAGAGGACTGA